The Schizosaccharomyces pombe strain 972h- genome assembly, chromosome: I genome contains a region encoding:
- the gmh2 gene encoding alpha-1,2-galactosyltransferase Gmh2, producing the protein MALMLSRIPRRFFFLFLTVGLIAGAFLYSLIYFVDVDLVSKVNQLYDQQIAPMLSDAIGTPSVNHSFELAPLDSHLVATSTTFHEASYESEPQQNPASQNIVLLLVSDGHTSYNNGANTFEEAIQNRVDYSTKQNYNFEYVNVTGLPIPAVWSKMPAVLQTMKKYPKAEWIWLLDQDAIITNTHLSLQDSFLKPENLQKTLITNTILTKRPINANGDLRYTPSNYSLKDIENLMVIISQDHNGLNAGSILFRNSPATALFLDIWTDPVVAECAKANNEQDMLGYLISKHSQLASLVGLIPQRKINAFHEGPENMEWQKGDLVIHFAGCWVENRCDELWQKFYALID; encoded by the coding sequence ATGGCACTTATGTTATCCAGGATTCCACgtcgtttttttttcttatttttaacGGTCGGCTTGATTGCTGGCGCGTTTCTATACTCGTTGATATATTTTGTGGACGTTGATTTGGTGTCGAAGGTTAACCAGTTGTATGATCAGCAAATTGCACCCATGCTCTCCGATGCTATTGGCACTCCATCCGTTAATCACTCGTTTGAGTTGGCGCCGTTAGACTCTCATTTGGTGGCCACAAGCACTACATTCCACGAGGCGTCATACGAGTCAGAGCCTCAGCAAAATCCTGCCAGTCAAAATATTGTCTTATTACTAGTTAGTGATGGACACACTTCTTACAATAATGGAGCTAATACGTTTGAAGAAGCTATACAGAACAGAGTTGACTATAGTACCAAACAAAACTACAACTTTGAGTATGTCAATGTTACTGGCCTCCCTATTCCCGCCGTTTGGTCCAAGATGCCCGCCGTCTTACAAACTATGAAGAAATACCCCAAAGCGGAATGGATCTGGTTGTTGGATCAGGATGCAATTATTACTAATACCCATCTTTCCCTTCAAGACTCCTTTTTGAAACCTGAGAACTTGCAAAAGACCTTAATTACTAATACCATCCTCACTAAACGGCCTATAAATGCTAACGGGGATTTGCGTTATACACCAAGTAATTATAGTTTAAAAGATATCGAAAATCTCATGGTCATAATCTCACAGGATCACAATGGATTAAACGCAGGTAGTATCTTGTTCCGTAATTCACCTGCTACTGCCTTGTTTTTGGATATTTGGACAGATCCTGTTGTTGCAGAATGTGCGAAAGCCAATAATGAACAAGACATGCTTGGATATTTGATTTCTAAGCATTCACAACTTGCTTCGCTGGTTGGCCTTATTcctcaaagaaaaataaatgcttTTCACGAAGGTCCGGAAAATATGGAATGGCAAAAAGGTGATTTGGTAATTCACTTTGCTGGATGTTGGGTTGAAAACCGCTGCGATGAACTATGGCAAAAGTTTTACGCCTTGATTGACTAA
- the adh4 gene encoding alcohol dehydrogenase Adh4, whose protein sequence is MPVSAFYIPSFNLFGKGCLAEAAKQIKMSGFKNTLIVTDPGIIKVGLYDKVKALLEEQSITVHLYDGVQPNPTVGNVNQGLEIVKKENCDSMVSIGGGSAHDCAKGIALLATNGGKIADYEGVDKSSKPQLPLIAINTTAGTASEMTRFAIITEETRHIKMAIIDKHTMPILSVNDPETMYGLPPSLTAATGMDALTHAVEAYVSTAANPITDACAVKCIELVNKYLKRAVDNGKDEEARDNMAYAEFLGGMAFNNASLGYVHAMAHQLGGFYGIPHGVCNAVLLAHVQKFNSRDPRANARLGDIAFHLGCEEHTAEAALDRISQLVLEVKIRPHLVDLGVKEKDFDVLVDHAMKDACGATNPIQPTHDEVKAIFKSAM, encoded by the coding sequence ATGCCTGTTAGCGCATTCTACATACCTTCTTTCAACCTTTTCGGTAAAGGTTGTCTTGCTGAAGCCGCCAAGCAAATTAAGATGAGCGGCTTCAAAAACACCTTAATTGTTACCGATCCTGGTATTATTAAGGTCGGTTTGTATGACAAAGTTAAGGCTCTGTTGGAAGAACAAAGCATCACTGTTCACCTTTACGATGGTGTTCAACCTAATCCCACCGTTGGAAATGTCAACCAAGGTCTCGAAATCGTTAAGAAGGAAAACTGTGATTCTATGGTATCAATTGGTGGTGGTTCTGCTCACGATTGTGCCAAAGGTATTGCTTTGTTAGCTACTAATGGCGGTAAAATTGCGGATTATGAAGGTGTTGATAAATCCTCCAAACCTCAACTTCCCTTGATTGCAATCAATACGACTGCAGGAACTGCTTCTGAAATGACTCGTTTCGCAATTATCACCGAAGAGACCCGTCATATTAAAATGGCTATTATCGATAAGCATACTATGCCTATCCTTTCCGTTAACGATCCTGAAACAATGTATGGATTACCTCCTTCCTTGACCGCTGCTACTGGTATGGACGCTTTGACTCATGCTGTTGAAGCTTACGTCTCTACTGCTGCTAATCCCATCACCGATGCTTGTGCTGTCAAATGCATCGAACTCGTTAATAAGTATTTGAAGCGTGCTGTCGACAACGGCAAGGACGAAGAGGCTAGAGACAATATGGCTTATGCCGAATTCCTTGGTGGTATGGCATTTAACAACGCATCTTTGGGTTATGTTCATGCTATGGCTCATCAACTTGGTGGTTTCTACGGTATTCCACATGGCGTCTGTAACGCTGTTCTTCTTGCCCATGTACAGAAATTTAATTCTAGGGATCCAAGAGCAAATGCTCGCCTTGGTGATATTGCTTTTCACTTGGGTTGTGAAGAGCATACTGCCGAAGCAGCTCTTGACCGCATCAGTCAACTTGTTCTTGAAGTTAAAATTCGTCCTCATCTAGTTGATCTAGGTGTCaaggaaaaagattttgatGTCTTGGTTGACCACGCTATGAAGGATGCTTGTGGTGCTACTAACCCTATTCAGCCTACACATGACGAGGTAAAGGCTATTTTCAAATCGGCTATGTAA
- the otg1 gene encoding alpha-1,3-galactosyltransferase Otg1 yields MSRISLSNFLSLPRYKFLLFSVVLIIVMTTLVFNGHDYKQTLNDRLTSLKNNFVEENDNAVLKEEPGKYTYMSLFTMPSTEEDYYFNATRVLIHRLKYHPTTKSKYPIHILALRGVDEWKIERFRKDGASVIVIDPIASSDIVYDTSSFSQEISARYEQMFSKLRIFEQIQFDKICVIDSDILIMKNIDDIFDTPYMYQQINTLNYTRLPSYTKPDDDTVYHFNEDFKEYGASRSEFYPYLLAAVSDRGEHHSIPPEDTPYFNAGLMLIRPSELHFNRILKIGRFPYMYENAKMMEQSLLNLAFSLDGWFPWTRLDPYYNGVWPSIDERPLLKTAHGKFWNIGSSEFAPVYLADWYAAYGEMLSFHKYETH; encoded by the coding sequence ATGTCTCGAATTTcactttcaaattttttatctctTCCGCGTTACAAATTCCTGTTGTTTTCTGTGGTTTTGATTATTGTGATGACAACCTTAGTGTTTAACGGACACGATTATAAGCAAACCCTTAATGACCGGCTtacttcattaaaaaacaactttGTTGAGGAAAATGATAATGCCGTCTTAAAAGAAGAGCCTGGCAAATATACGTATATGAGTTTGTTTACTATGCCTTCTACTGAAGAGGATTACTACTTCAACGCTACTAGGGTTTTAATTCACCGATTGAAATATCATCCTACTACCAAAAGTAAATACCCTATCCATATCCTTGCACTCCGTGGAGTAGATGAGTGGAAAATTGAACGTTTTCGAAAGGATGGTGCTTCTGTGATTGTTATAGACCCCATTGCTTCATCGGATATTGTATACGATACATCCTCATTTAGTCAAGAAATATCTGCTAGATATGAACAAATGTTTTCGAAGTTGCGAATTTTCGAACAAATACAATTTGACAAAATTTGCGTAATTGACAGTGATATATTGATCATGAAGAACATTGATGATATATTTGATACTCCTTATATGTACCAACAAATTAATACCTTGAACTATACACGGCTACCTTCCTACACGAAGCCTGATGATGATACCGTCTATCACTTCAATGAggattttaaagaatatgGTGCCAGTCGAAGCGAATTTTACCCTTATCTTCTCGCAGCCGTCTCTGATAGAGGAGAGCATCATAGTATACCTCCAGAAGATACTCCTTATTTCAATGCTGGCTTAATGCTTATACGTCCAAGCGAGCTTCATTTTAACCGTATACTTAAAATCGGAAGGTTTCCTTATATGTATGAGAATGCCAAAATGATGGAGCAAAGCTTGTTGAATCTTGCATTTTCCTTGGACGGATGGTTTCCCTGGACTCGTCTTGATCCTTATTACAATGGCGTGTGGCCCTCAATTGACGAACGTCCTCTCTTAAAAACAGCACACGGAAAATTCTGGAATATTGGTAGCTCAGAATTTGCACCAGTATATTTAGCTGACTGGTATGCTGCTTATGGCGAAATGCTGTCTTTTCATAAGTATGAAACTCATTAA
- a CDS encoding NADPH dehydrogenase: MAVQKLYESQSKLFQPIKVGNMQLQHRMVHAPATRLRCLDNGLVMTDLVKEYYKQRSSIPGTLLITESLFSGAKSGGFSNIPCLYNDEHVEAWKPIVQAIHDNDCFVFIQFWNLPGELKVDYLEDQERLEKVTQGECPMDPTGLPAALGSAYSICGEELYVDKFMTKQDIQEHITTYTEAAKRAVFGCGADGVEVHQVNGFLLDKFVLNGYGDKCDPEYCGSLENRARFCLELLESVVNAIGQERVGYRISPFSDIWKDKDSFEAHVFMIKKIKERFPNLAYLHAIEPRQYWNGHVHITQEKNTLIYKNLWGDPFITAGGHDRDSAIQMAEQENTLVAFGRYFLSNPDLPFRLKYNLPLNKWDRATFYTKMSPKGYIDYPFSKEFLDTKKVE, from the coding sequence ATGGCTGTTCAAAAGTTATATGAATCGCAGAGTAAATTGTTTCAGCCCATTAAGGTTGGTAACATGCAACTTCAACATCGAATGGTTCACGCACCGGCTACCCGTCTACGATGCTTAGATAATGGCCTTGTAATGACAGATCTTGTGAAGGAATACTACAAGCAACGCAGTTCGATTCCTGGCACATTACTCATTACAGAATCATTATTTTCAGGCGCAAAGTCGGGAGGCTTTAGTAATATCCCTTGCTTGTACAACGATGAACATGTAGAAGCTTGGAAACCAATTGTACAGGCGATCCATGACAATGATTGCTTTGTGTTTATACAGTTTTGGAACCTTCCTGGAGAGCTAAAGGTCGATTATCTTGAAGATCAGGAAAGGTTGGAAAAAGTTACACAAGGGGAATGCCCAATGGATCCTACCGGATTGCCTGCTGCTCTAGGCAGTGCCTACTCTATTTGTGGAGAGGAGCTGTATGTCGATAAATTTATGACAAAACAAGATATACAGGAACACATCACAACGTATACTGAAGCAGCGAAACGAGCTGTTTTCGGTTGTGGTGCAGATGGTGTTGAAGTTCATCAAGTGAATGGATTTCTTTTGGACAAATTTGTACTAAACGGCTATGGTGACAAATGTGATCCGGAATATTGTGGGTCTTTAGAAAATCGTGCTAGATTTTGCCTTGAACTTCTAGAGTCTGTCGTGAATGCCATAGGTCAAGAGCGCGTTGGATATAGGATTTCTCCGTTTTCAGATATTTGGAAAGACAAGGATTCTTTTGAGGCACACGTGtttatgataaaaaaaataaaggagAGGTTTCCTAATTTGGCCTATTTACATGCTATCGAACCTAGGCAATACTGGAATGGGCATGTGCATATAACGCAAGAAAAGAATACATTGATCTACAAAAACCTTTGGGGGGATCCATTTATCACTGCAGGTGGACATGACCGAGACTCGGCCATACAAATGGCTGAACAAGAAAACACTTTAGTAGCGTTCGGGAGGTATTTTCTATCAAATCCAGATCTCCCATTCCGACTCAAGTATAACCTTCCCTTAAACAAATGGGACCGCGCAACTTTTTATACAAAGATGAGTCCTAAGGGTTATATAGACTACCCATTTTCGAAAGAATTTTTGGATACCAAGAAGGTTGAGTGA
- the gmh1 gene encoding alpha-1,2-galactosyltransferase Gmh1: protein MLSFFTKNTLTKRKLIMLALAIVFTFFAFGLYFIPHDEISVFDFKLPALQYETTVTSLDNFLIGGSTTLYTATVNHEDLNEPKSHEIVMLLASDGNVGSFESNLLDDCFKNRIEYAKLQNYNFEFVNVSSLVVPPVWGKMPAILQTMRKYPSAKWIWWLDQDALIMNKNLSLQELFLSPAMLQKSLLREQPIINSFGEDNFRITPAAYSKEMIEQIQFLISQDHNGLNAGSFLVRNSRSIALLMDLLTDPSLADAGVVRHEQDLIGYFIQKHSQVASMVGILPQRFINAFHEGPPTMQWQEGDLALHFAGCWVENKCAELWTKYKDKII, encoded by the coding sequence atgctttccttttttacaaaaaataccTTGACTAAAAGGAAGCTTATTATGTTAGCTTTGGCTATAGTTTTCACCTTTTTTGCCTTCGGGCTATATTTTATTCCGCACGACGAGATTTctgtttttgattttaaacTTCCTGCACTTCAATATGAAACTACGGTGACATCTCtcgataattttttgatcgGCGGAAGCACAACTTTGTATACAGCAACCGTTAATCACGAAGATCTCAATGAACCAAAATCACATGAAATAGTAATGCTTCTTGCTAGCGATGGAAACGTTGGAAGTTTTGAATCTAACTTACTAGATgattgctttaaaaatcgTATAGAGTATGCGAAACTTCAAAACTACAATTTTGAATTCGTTAACGTTTCCAGTCTGGTAGTGCCACCTGTATGGGGAAAGATGCCCGCAATTCTACAAACAATGCGCAAGTATCCATCCGCAAAATGGATCTGGTGGCTAGATCAGGATGCTCTTATAATGAACAAAAATCTGTCCTTACAGGAATTATTTCTCTCACCTGCAATGCTCCAAAAATCATTGCTTAGGGAGCAACCAATTATAAACTCTTTCGGAGAAGATAATTTCAGAATCACTCCAGCGGCTTACTCCAAGGAAATGATAGAACAAATACAATTTCTAATTTCTCAGGATCATAACGGATTGAATGCAGGAAGCTTTTTAGTACGAAATTCAAGATCCATCGCTTTACTAATGGATTTATTGACTGATCCTTCTTTGGCAGATGCAGGAGTCGTGCGTCATGAACAAGATTTGATCGGCtatttcattcaaaaacaCTCGCAGGTAGCTTCCATGGTTGGCATTCTTCCTCAAAGATTTATCAATGCTTTTCATGAAGGACCCCCTACAATGCAATGGCAAGAAGGAGATCTAGCTCTTCATTTCGCTGGATGTTGGGTTGAAAACAAATGCGCCGAGTTATGGACTAAATacaaagataaaataatttaa
- the pan6 gene encoding pantoate-beta-alanine ligase, with the protein MQVLKEKLLIHQQVDNWRKDGNRIAFVPTMGNLHEGHFSLVREAKRHAEKVVVSIFVNPMQFNNPQDLLLYPRTMDQDCSQLQNLGVDLVYAPTVEELYPEGSQDITFVDVPKLSTMLEGASRPGHFRGVTTVVSKLFHIVNPDVACFGEKDFQQVAIIKKMVRDLNFFIEIIQVPIVRADDGLALSSRNGYLTSEERKIAPNLYKILKKLAQELSNGNGDLEKLIAETNTELSRCRFIPDQLEICDSTTLEPFTAGTKNVVILAAAWLGKARLIDNIQTTIN; encoded by the coding sequence ATGCAGGTTCTTAAAGAGAAGCTCCTGATTCATCAGCAAGTAGATAATTGGCGAAAAGATGGAAATCGAATTGCTTTTGTTCCCACCATGGGAAATCTCCATGAAGGGCATTTTTCTCTAGTTCGTGAAGCCAAAAGACATGCCGAAAAGGTTGTTGTCAGTATTTTCGTAAATCCAATGCAATTCAATAATCCACAAGACCTACTCTTGTATCCTCGAACCATGGACCAAGATTGCTCTCAGCTGCAAAACCTGGGAGTCGATCTGGTTTATGCTCCAACTGTTGAGGAGTTATATCCGGAAGGGTCTCAAGACATTACTTTTGTCGACGTCCCTAAGCTGTCCACCATGCTTGAAGGTGCGAGTCGACCAGGCCATTTTCGTGGCGTTACTACAGTGGTTAGCAAGCTTTTTCACATCGTAAATCCGGACGTAGCCTGCTTTGGTGAAAAGGATTTTCAACAAGTAGccatcattaaaaaaatggtcCGCGAtttgaatttctttattgAAATAATTCAAGTGCCAATTGTGCGCGCAGATGATGGACTTGCACTTAGTTCTCGAAATGGCTACTTAACTTCCGAAGAGAGAAAAATCGCTCCcaatttatataaaattttgaaaaaattagcCCAAGAGTTGAGTAATGGCAATGGCGACTTAGAGAAGTTGATTGCAGAAACTAATACTGAGCTATCACGTTGTAGATTCATTCCCGATCAACTGGAAATCTGTGACTCTACGACTTTAGAACCTTTTACTGCTGGCACAAAAAATGTCGTAATTTTGGCAGCTGCTTGGCTTGGCAAAGCTCGTCTTATTGACAATATCCAAACAACCATCAACTGA
- the ecm31 gene encoding 3-methyl-2-oxobutanoatehydroxymethyltransferase, which produces MSLKQITISTLRQWKLANKKFACITAYDASFSRLFAEQGMPVMLVGDSLGMTAQGHSTTLPVSVEDIAYHTKSVRRGAPNRLLMADLPFMSYSTWEDACKNAATVMRAGANIVKIEGGGNWIFEIVQRLTERSVPVAGHLGLTPQSVNIFGGYKIQGREQSAAARLIENAQQLEKFGAQLLVLECIPESLAEQITKTISIPTIGIGAGKHTDGQILVMHDALGITGGRPPKFAKNFLSGAGDIRTAIQRYIYEVEQGLYPAEEHSFQ; this is translated from the coding sequence atgtcattaaagcaaataacTATATCCACTCTTCGTCAATGGAAACtagcaaataaaaaattcgcTTGTATTACAGCATATGATGCCAGTTTTTCACGACTTTTCGCAGAACAGGGGATGCCTGTAATGCTCGTCGGTGACTCCCTTGGAATGACTGCTCAAGGTCATAGTACTACATTACCAGTGTCAGTAGAAGACATAGCATATCATACAAAAAGTGTTCGAAGAGGTGCCCCTAATCGCCTCTTGATGGCTGACCTTCCATTTATGAGTTACAGTACATGGGAGGATGCTTGTAAAAATGCGGCTACTGTAATGCGTGCAGGTGCAAATATAGTTAAAATAGAAGGAGGAGGGAATtggatttttgaaattgtaCAAAGACTTACAGAACGATCAGTCCCTGTTGCTGGACACCTTGGCCTGACTCCTCAGTctgtaaacatttttggAGGTTATAAAATACAGGGTAGGGAACAGTCTGCAGCAGCACgcttaattgaaaatgcaCAACAGTTGGAAAAGTTTGGTGCGCAGCTGCTCGTCTTAGAATGTATTCCAGAGTCACTAGCTGAACAAATCACTAAAACTATATCCATACCCACTATCGGGATAGGAGCCGGAAAGCATACTGATGGCCAAATACTTGTCATGCATGATGCTTTAGGAATTACTGGAGGCCGCCCACCCAAATTTGCTAAGAATTTTTTGTCCGGGGCTGGGGACATTCGCACGGCTATCCAACGTTACATCTACGAAGTAGAACAAGGTCTATACCCTGCTGAAGAACACAGTTtccaataa
- a CDS encoding uncharacterized protein (Schizosaccharomyces pombe specific protein), with amino-acid sequence MTVLTSYKLYCGPDFPAPLEKKEKREKGKIRNISFLIVLTKGPIWKVSSMESTSYNGCIENLDCKFRKSFIEEIIAYEGFGKYIEVINF; translated from the coding sequence ATGACAGTCTTAACTTCATACAAATTGTATTGTGGGCCGGATTTTCCAGCCCCActtgaaaagaaggaaaaaagagagaaaggaaaaatacGGAATattagttttttaatagttttgACAAAAGGGCCAATCTGGAAGGTTAGTTCAATGGAAAGCACCAGTTATAATGGGTGCATCGAAAACCTTGACTGTAAATTTAGAAAGTCATtcattgaagaaataatagCCTACGAAGGTTTTGGCAAATATATAGAGgtaatcaatttttaa